In Capillimicrobium parvum, a genomic segment contains:
- a CDS encoding response regulator transcription factor — MRILVVEDERTLAGFIEQALLAEGYAVTLAHDGPGAEIEALTGDYALVLLDVMLPGRSGLDVLDAIRARKPELPVIVLTARGAIEQKVEGLDRGANDYVTKPFSFEELLARVRAHLRAPGQREASVLEVGDVRLDLRTRRVERDGHEVRLTAREFELLAYLARHPDQVLSREQILNAVWGFDFDPGTKVLEVYIGYLRRKLGEGEGEGEGDGGGPIETVRNVGYRLRVPRA, encoded by the coding sequence ATGCGGATCCTGGTCGTCGAGGACGAGCGCACGCTCGCCGGCTTCATCGAGCAGGCCCTGCTGGCCGAGGGCTACGCGGTGACGCTCGCCCACGACGGCCCGGGCGCCGAGATCGAGGCGCTCACCGGCGACTACGCGCTCGTGCTGCTCGACGTGATGCTGCCCGGCAGGAGCGGCCTGGACGTGCTCGACGCGATCCGCGCGCGCAAGCCGGAGCTCCCGGTCATCGTGCTCACGGCGCGCGGGGCGATCGAGCAGAAGGTCGAGGGGCTGGACCGCGGCGCCAACGACTACGTGACGAAGCCGTTCTCGTTCGAGGAGCTGCTCGCCCGCGTGCGCGCCCACCTGCGCGCGCCCGGCCAGCGCGAGGCGTCGGTGCTCGAGGTCGGCGACGTCCGGCTGGACCTGCGCACGCGCCGGGTCGAGCGCGACGGCCACGAGGTCCGCCTCACCGCGCGGGAGTTCGAGCTGCTGGCCTACCTCGCCAGGCACCCCGACCAGGTGCTCTCGCGCGAGCAGATCCTCAACGCTGTCTGGGGCTTCGACTTCGACCCTGGCACGAAGGTGCTCGAGGTCTACATCGGCTACCTGCGCCGCAAGCTCGGCGAAGGCGAAGGCGAAGGCGAGGGCGACGGCGGCGGGCCGATCGAGACCGTGCGCAACGTCGGCTACCGGCTGCGCGTGCCCCGTGCGTAG
- a CDS encoding NAD(P)/FAD-dependent oxidoreductase, protein MTSRTTTGSTDGIVVAGGGLAAQRACETLRRAGHDGPIRVVCGEQHAPYDRPPLSKEFLAGELGPDELRYRPDDWYREQEVDLLLGERAARLDAHARRLALDGGAVLRYDRLLIATGSEPRRLPGVAGRDNVHELRTLADAQGLREAIAAGRRLAVVGAGFIGQEVAAGATRAGARVTIVEAAAAPLAAILGEELGGWFARLHREEGVEVLLSARIARLHGGRGVEAIELEDGRRIDCDAVVVGIGTQPATGWLAGSGLDPAGVLVDGAGRTVAPGVFAAGDASRPFDARLGVHLRTEHWEAAARQGAAAARAMLGLPVAASPAPSFWSDQHGVRIQYVGHAHGADGIEIDGDPGARDFTATFTASGRPVAALLVGRPHALPALRRRLEAHHDERTAA, encoded by the coding sequence ATGACCTCGCGCACCACCACCGGCTCGACGGACGGCATCGTCGTCGCGGGCGGCGGCCTCGCCGCCCAGCGCGCCTGCGAGACGCTGCGGCGGGCGGGCCACGACGGGCCCATCCGCGTCGTCTGCGGCGAGCAGCACGCTCCGTACGACCGCCCGCCGCTGTCGAAGGAGTTCCTCGCCGGCGAGCTCGGGCCGGACGAGCTGCGCTACCGGCCCGACGACTGGTACCGCGAGCAGGAGGTCGACCTCCTCCTCGGCGAGCGCGCCGCGAGGCTCGACGCCCACGCCCGGCGCCTCGCGCTCGACGGCGGCGCCGTCCTGCGCTACGACCGGCTGCTGATCGCCACGGGCAGTGAGCCGCGGCGCCTGCCCGGTGTGGCCGGCCGCGACAACGTCCACGAGCTGCGCACGCTCGCCGACGCGCAAGGTCTACGCGAGGCGATCGCCGCGGGCCGCCGCCTGGCGGTCGTCGGCGCGGGGTTCATCGGCCAGGAGGTCGCCGCCGGCGCGACGCGCGCCGGCGCCCGCGTGACCATCGTGGAGGCGGCCGCCGCGCCGCTGGCGGCGATCCTCGGCGAGGAGCTGGGCGGGTGGTTCGCGCGGCTGCACCGCGAGGAGGGCGTCGAGGTGCTGCTCTCGGCGCGCATCGCGCGGCTGCACGGCGGCCGCGGCGTCGAGGCGATCGAGCTCGAGGACGGACGCCGCATCGACTGCGACGCGGTGGTCGTCGGGATCGGGACACAGCCCGCCACCGGCTGGCTGGCGGGCAGCGGCCTCGATCCCGCCGGCGTCCTCGTCGACGGCGCGGGCCGCACCGTCGCGCCCGGCGTGTTCGCCGCCGGCGACGCCAGCCGTCCCTTCGACGCGCGCCTCGGCGTCCACCTGCGCACCGAGCACTGGGAGGCGGCGGCCCGGCAGGGCGCCGCGGCGGCCCGCGCGATGCTCGGCCTGCCCGTCGCCGCGTCGCCGGCTCCGAGCTTCTGGAGCGACCAGCACGGCGTGCGCATCCAGTACGTCGGGCACGCGCACGGCGCCGACGGGATCGAGATCGACGGCGATCCCGGCGCCCGCGACTTCACCGCCACGTTCACCGCCTCGGGCCGGCCGGTCGCCGCGCTCCTGGTCGGGCGTCCTCACGCCCTCCCGGCGCTGCGCCGCCGGCTCGAGGCCCATCACGACGAGAGGACCGCAGCATGA
- a CDS encoding FAD:protein FMN transferase — translation MSPPITTPEHDHRFDLFGTQVRLLVAGPSPLDAQVAAARVQARLQRLHRLLTRFDPASELSRLNAAAGIEAEVSETLLGAVQDALEAARRSRGLVDPTVVDLLERAGYGASRAGVAPAPLAEALAAAPARRTALARPGAAWRRIAVDPAARRVRLPAGVRLDLGGTAKGRAVDVAAAMLATQPSFAVDAGGDLRLGGRDAQARTVEIAHPLHDGVAHRFELAAGAVATSGLRTRIWRTPGGFAHHLIDPGRGRPAWTGVIQATALAPTALEAETLAKTALLRGPAAGRSLLAARGGALVLDDGSVLLAGPLGEPAPRAEERAA, via the coding sequence ATGAGCCCGCCCATCACCACACCCGAGCACGACCACCGCTTCGACCTCTTCGGCACGCAGGTGCGCCTGCTCGTCGCCGGCCCGTCCCCGCTGGACGCCCAGGTCGCGGCGGCGCGCGTGCAGGCCCGCCTGCAGCGGCTGCATCGTCTGCTGACGCGCTTCGATCCAGCCAGCGAGCTGTCCCGGCTGAACGCCGCGGCCGGCATCGAGGCCGAGGTCTCCGAGACCCTGCTCGGCGCCGTGCAGGACGCGCTCGAGGCGGCCCGCCGCAGCCGCGGGCTCGTCGACCCGACGGTCGTCGATCTCCTCGAGCGCGCCGGCTATGGCGCATCGCGCGCCGGCGTCGCCCCCGCCCCGCTGGCGGAGGCGCTCGCCGCCGCGCCGGCGCGGCGCACCGCCCTGGCGCGGCCCGGCGCCGCATGGCGGCGCATCGCCGTCGATCCGGCCGCGCGCCGCGTGCGCCTGCCCGCGGGCGTGCGGCTCGACCTGGGCGGGACGGCGAAGGGCCGTGCGGTCGACGTCGCGGCGGCGATGCTGGCAACGCAGCCGAGCTTCGCCGTCGACGCCGGGGGCGACCTGCGTCTCGGCGGCCGCGATGCGCAGGCGCGCACCGTCGAGATCGCCCACCCGCTGCACGACGGCGTCGCCCACCGCTTCGAGCTGGCCGCCGGCGCTGTCGCGACGAGCGGCCTGCGCACGCGGATCTGGCGCACGCCCGGCGGCTTCGCCCACCACCTCATCGACCCCGGCCGCGGCCGCCCGGCCTGGACGGGCGTCATCCAGGCGACGGCGCTGGCGCCGACCGCGCTCGAGGCCGAGACGCTCGCCAAGACGGCGCTGCTGCGCGGGCCGGCCGCCGGCCGGTCGCTGCTGGCCGCCCGGGGCGGCGCGCTCGTGCTCGACGACGGCAGCGTGCTGCTCGCCGGCCCGCTCGGCGAGCCGGCCCCGCGCGCCGAGGAGCGGGCGGCATGA
- a CDS encoding cobalamin-independent methionine synthase II family protein — protein MDRILTTHAGSLPRPDDLVELVWARMDGQDVDEDALEARIAAAVDEVVRKQREAGIDVVSDGEMSKPGFSTYVEERFTGFAGRSEFQADDVAPFPNLAMRLFATDSMAHVVFSNCVGPVEVKDPDAVTRDIEHFRRALGDAPPATAFMGAISPGQIAFNYPNQHYPSHEAYLEALAGALRHEYRAITDAGFNLQIDSPDLAMAAHCRSVGSSIESWDTHLPLAIDALNRALEGIPPEQVRLHVCWGNYAGPHHCDIGLDRILPDVLKANVGTIYPEGANPRHEHEWAVFKDVALPDGMRVILGTIDTKSNYVEHPRVVAGRLTRLANVIGAERVVAGTDCGFDTFIRFSQVDPGVAWLKLRAMSDGAELASQQLF, from the coding sequence GTGGACCGCATCCTCACGACCCACGCGGGGAGCCTGCCGAGGCCCGACGACCTCGTCGAGCTGGTCTGGGCGCGCATGGACGGCCAGGACGTCGACGAGGACGCTCTCGAGGCCCGGATCGCGGCCGCCGTCGACGAGGTCGTCCGCAAGCAGCGCGAGGCCGGCATCGACGTCGTCAGCGACGGCGAGATGAGCAAGCCCGGCTTCAGCACCTACGTCGAGGAGCGCTTCACCGGGTTCGCCGGCCGGTCCGAGTTCCAGGCCGACGACGTGGCGCCGTTCCCGAACCTCGCCATGCGGCTGTTCGCGACGGACTCCATGGCGCACGTCGTCTTCTCCAACTGCGTCGGGCCGGTGGAGGTCAAGGACCCGGACGCGGTGACGCGCGACATCGAGCACTTCCGCCGCGCGCTGGGCGACGCTCCGCCGGCGACCGCGTTCATGGGCGCGATCAGCCCCGGTCAGATCGCGTTCAACTACCCCAACCAGCACTATCCGTCGCACGAGGCGTACCTCGAGGCGCTCGCCGGCGCACTGCGCCACGAGTACCGCGCGATCACGGACGCGGGCTTCAACCTGCAGATCGACTCGCCGGACCTGGCGATGGCGGCGCACTGCCGCTCGGTCGGCAGCTCGATCGAGAGCTGGGACACGCACCTCCCGCTGGCGATCGACGCGCTCAACCGCGCGCTGGAGGGCATCCCGCCCGAGCAGGTGCGCCTGCACGTCTGCTGGGGCAACTACGCCGGCCCGCACCACTGCGACATCGGCCTGGACCGGATCCTCCCCGACGTCCTGAAGGCGAACGTCGGCACGATCTACCCCGAGGGCGCCAACCCCCGCCACGAGCACGAGTGGGCGGTCTTCAAGGACGTCGCGCTGCCGGACGGCATGCGGGTCATCCTCGGGACGATCGACACGAAGTCCAACTACGTGGAGCACCCGCGGGTCGTCGCGGGGCGGCTCACGCGGCTGGCGAACGTCATCGGCGCGGAGCGCGTCGTCGCGGGCACCGACTGCGGGTTCGACACGTTCATCCGCTTCTCCCAGGTCGATCCCGGGGTTGCGTGGCTCAAGCTGCGCGCGATGAGCGACGGCGCCGAGCTGGCCTCGCAGCAGCTGTTCTGA
- a CDS encoding DUF6909 family protein, with translation MPAPRQRRSLRELAERVSDEVELYHRTYSTLLRSSGETLLRVLEPSHRAMESSLHAGAASDDPDLGAFLYATHRLPSDVWRARLVAMGQDAIAFQRAGLGDLDAMEAVEAPARRRRWHRDGSGLLGVLIASGSDLDDLIPTLVAYQIEWNKLHDRVAGLELPEAVDAAWCAELLGGGADDWARIAEAWDGDLRTFLGEVGTRELDLRIRMLSGSEVGYGRVTRRWWSPILACLHERGLLERRLYLVSSNTHSLVNLLTGAARAHEDEIVDWLEHDGPADLRAELGKLRSGRTRGSWDNLLYFTAREFFGAYPESAPTWDERRTRERRLGVAHIPSSTAVRVSAQVFDPRLLDPEALDPRLADVDAGRLATADAVIVNIDYPLGVGAYNILREIGESTDTLAGVYVLGKAATLNADVGDVLISDVVHDEHSRSTYWLDNAFSFDDIAPFLLFGSGLDNQRAVTVKSTFLQNREYLDFYYREAFTVVEMEAGPFCNAVYEIADLDRYPVGEAVNFAKLPIDFGVIHYASDTPYTQARTLGARGLSYYGMDSTYAASLAILRRIMSLEGLLRGAGGG, from the coding sequence ATGCCCGCCCCGCGCCAGCGCCGGTCGCTCCGCGAGCTCGCCGAGCGCGTCTCCGACGAGGTCGAGCTCTACCACCGCACCTACTCGACCCTGCTGCGCTCCTCCGGCGAGACGCTGCTGCGCGTCCTCGAGCCATCGCACCGGGCGATGGAGTCGAGCCTGCACGCCGGCGCCGCGTCCGACGATCCGGACCTCGGCGCGTTCCTCTACGCGACCCACCGCCTGCCGAGCGACGTGTGGCGCGCCCGCCTCGTCGCGATGGGCCAGGACGCGATCGCGTTCCAGCGCGCCGGGCTCGGCGACCTCGACGCCATGGAGGCGGTCGAGGCGCCCGCGCGGCGGCGGCGCTGGCACCGCGACGGCAGCGGCCTGCTGGGCGTTCTCATCGCCTCGGGCTCCGATCTCGACGACCTCATCCCGACCCTCGTCGCCTACCAGATCGAGTGGAACAAGCTGCACGACCGCGTCGCGGGCCTCGAGCTCCCCGAGGCGGTCGACGCCGCGTGGTGTGCGGAGCTCCTCGGCGGCGGCGCGGACGACTGGGCGCGCATCGCGGAGGCGTGGGACGGCGACCTGCGGACGTTCCTCGGCGAGGTCGGCACCCGCGAGCTCGACCTGCGCATCCGCATGCTCAGCGGCAGCGAGGTGGGCTACGGGCGCGTCACGCGGCGCTGGTGGTCGCCGATCCTCGCCTGCCTGCACGAGCGGGGCCTGCTCGAGCGCCGCCTGTACCTCGTCTCCTCGAACACGCACTCGCTCGTCAACCTGCTGACCGGCGCGGCGCGCGCGCACGAGGACGAGATCGTCGACTGGCTCGAGCACGACGGCCCCGCCGACCTCCGCGCCGAGCTCGGCAAGCTGCGCTCGGGGCGCACGCGCGGCTCGTGGGACAACCTCCTGTACTTCACGGCGCGCGAGTTCTTCGGCGCATACCCCGAGAGCGCTCCGACGTGGGACGAGCGCCGCACACGCGAGCGGCGCCTCGGCGTCGCCCACATCCCGAGCAGCACCGCCGTCCGGGTCTCCGCGCAGGTCTTCGATCCGCGCCTCCTGGACCCCGAGGCGCTCGACCCGCGCCTGGCCGACGTCGACGCGGGCCGCCTCGCCACCGCCGACGCGGTGATCGTGAACATCGACTATCCGCTCGGCGTCGGGGCCTACAACATCCTGCGCGAGATCGGCGAGTCGACCGACACGCTCGCCGGCGTGTACGTCCTCGGCAAGGCGGCGACGCTGAACGCCGACGTCGGCGACGTCCTCATCTCCGACGTCGTCCACGACGAGCACTCCCGCTCGACGTACTGGCTCGACAACGCGTTCTCGTTCGACGACATCGCGCCGTTCCTGCTGTTCGGCTCCGGCCTGGACAACCAGCGGGCCGTCACGGTGAAGTCGACGTTCCTGCAGAACCGCGAGTACCTCGACTTCTACTACCGGGAGGCGTTCACGGTGGTCGAGATGGAGGCTGGCCCGTTCTGCAACGCCGTCTACGAGATCGCCGACCTCGACCGCTATCCGGTCGGCGAGGCGGTGAACTTCGCCAAGCTGCCGATCGACTTCGGCGTGATCCACTACGCCTCGGACACGCCGTACACGCAGGCCCGCACCCTCGGCGCCCGCGGCCTGTCCTACTACGGCATGGACTCGACCTACGCCGCGTCGCTGGCGATCCTGCGCCGCATCATGTCCCTCGAGGGCCTGCTGCGCGGCGCCGGCGGCGGCTGA
- a CDS encoding sensor histidine kinase, whose amino-acid sequence MRRVLPSGLRAQLALAIAVITALALGLSFLAVYRGTGARLQDGIDRDLRTQVSEWDQLRRGAPLDTPADVQRLGRRFIAAQRYHPASRVFVVDAAGGRSVTNDPRILEQETQREAGHDTEEDGLLGAPEGLSTEQVEEAGRMRVLTRAIEQDGRRVGTLRIADPLSTVDEAQDSFLRTFALVGTLALVLAVLAGIGIATVIARPLRRMARVAADVDAGDLSKRTGEASAGGEVGVLASAFDRMLDRLERAFARQRDFVSDASHELRTPLAVLRAQVELLDRESGGAQRHEATATLLGRLDEMDRLVSDMLTLAGAEAGRLVEPRPIDLQDFFEDLRRDLPLFGERRFGVEPVGGILVADPDRLTQVLRNLVRNAVAHTTPDDAVSVQARAAGGRLQIAVADTGPGIPAEHLERVFERFYRVDEGRARDSGGSGLGLAIARAIVEAHGGSIRAESPPGGGTTFTVVLPGYQPPGGSG is encoded by the coding sequence GTGCGTAGGGTCCTGCCCTCGGGCCTGCGCGCGCAGCTCGCGCTCGCCATCGCCGTGATCACCGCGCTCGCGCTCGGGCTGAGCTTCCTCGCCGTGTACAGGGGCACGGGCGCGCGGCTGCAGGACGGCATCGACCGCGACCTGCGCACCCAGGTGAGCGAGTGGGACCAGCTGCGCCGGGGCGCGCCGCTCGACACGCCCGCCGACGTCCAGCGGCTCGGCCGGCGCTTCATCGCCGCCCAGCGCTACCACCCGGCGTCGCGCGTGTTCGTCGTCGACGCCGCCGGCGGCCGGTCGGTGACGAACGATCCGCGGATCCTCGAGCAGGAGACCCAGCGGGAGGCGGGCCACGACACCGAGGAGGACGGCCTGCTCGGTGCGCCGGAGGGGCTGTCGACCGAGCAGGTGGAGGAGGCGGGCCGGATGCGCGTGCTCACCCGCGCGATCGAGCAGGACGGCCGGCGGGTCGGGACGCTGCGCATCGCGGACCCGCTCAGCACCGTCGACGAGGCGCAGGACAGCTTCCTGCGCACGTTCGCGCTCGTCGGGACGCTCGCGCTGGTGCTCGCCGTGCTCGCCGGGATCGGGATCGCCACCGTCATCGCCCGCCCCCTGCGGCGCATGGCGCGCGTCGCCGCCGACGTCGACGCGGGCGACCTCTCCAAGCGGACCGGCGAGGCGTCGGCGGGCGGCGAGGTCGGCGTGCTGGCCAGCGCGTTCGACCGCATGCTCGACCGTCTGGAGCGCGCCTTCGCCCGCCAGCGCGACTTCGTGTCCGACGCCTCCCACGAGCTGCGCACGCCGCTGGCGGTGCTGCGCGCCCAGGTCGAGCTGCTCGACCGCGAGTCCGGCGGCGCGCAGCGCCACGAGGCGACGGCGACGCTCCTGGGTCGGCTCGACGAGATGGACCGGCTCGTGTCCGACATGCTCACGCTGGCCGGGGCCGAGGCGGGCCGGCTGGTCGAGCCGCGGCCGATCGATCTCCAGGACTTCTTCGAGGACCTGCGCCGCGACCTGCCGCTGTTCGGCGAGCGGCGGTTCGGCGTCGAGCCGGTCGGCGGCATCCTGGTCGCCGACCCCGACCGGCTCACCCAGGTGCTGCGCAACCTCGTGCGCAACGCGGTCGCCCACACGACCCCGGACGATGCCGTCAGCGTGCAGGCCCGCGCGGCCGGCGGGCGGCTGCAGATCGCGGTGGCCGACACCGGTCCCGGGATCCCAGCAGAGCATCTCGAGCGCGTCTTCGAGCGCTTCTACCGCGTCGACGAGGGCCGCGCCCGCGACAGCGGCGGCAGCGGGCTGGGCCTGGCGATCGCCCGCGCGATCGTCGAGGCCCACGGCGGCAGCATCCGCGCGGAGTCGCCGCCGGGGGGCGGGACGACGTTCACGGTGGTGCTGCCGGGCTACCAGCCTCCGGGCGGGTCCGGGTAA
- a CDS encoding M24 family metallopeptidase yields the protein MSIDVQPPGAPGPAPAGDDRGAGALPFDAERLDRAMRDAGIDVLLISARHNVRYMLGGYRHHYYANEESLGLSRYQPVVGYVAGAPQQAFFVGSWMDRDPLALHPIWVADVRAVTTDGTQTGALVVDALRSRGLTRGTIGIEAPFLSVEAYRPIADSLTAARFVDAVPVLEHLRAVKRPHELRLLREASERTVDSMLAVFARAGAGDTAVDLEGWMNEEQLRRHVEFLFTFIALGTDGNRTPSHRPLERGLTISLDSAGKLEDYIGDLARMAIVGEPDEDHVHALEAVDLVQMAAREPIRAGAIGSAIYDAADQAVSDSPFGADIAFVAHGIGLVSHEAPRLAQGTANPHRYPAAHRDLPLEAGMAVSIETTLAHPRLGYVKLEDTVAVTTDGCEGYGDGGRSWNVIDTKRKMRTRA from the coding sequence ATGAGCATCGATGTCCAGCCACCGGGAGCTCCCGGACCCGCACCCGCCGGCGACGACCGCGGCGCGGGCGCCCTGCCGTTCGATGCCGAGCGGCTGGACCGGGCGATGCGCGATGCCGGCATCGACGTCCTCCTGATCAGCGCCCGCCACAACGTCCGGTACATGCTCGGCGGCTACCGCCATCACTACTACGCGAACGAGGAGTCCCTGGGCCTGAGCCGCTACCAGCCGGTGGTCGGGTACGTCGCGGGCGCTCCGCAGCAGGCGTTCTTCGTCGGCAGCTGGATGGACCGCGACCCGTTGGCGCTACATCCGATCTGGGTCGCCGACGTTCGCGCGGTCACCACCGATGGCACGCAGACGGGGGCGCTGGTGGTGGACGCGCTGCGCTCGCGGGGCCTCACGCGCGGCACGATCGGCATCGAGGCACCCTTCCTGTCGGTCGAGGCCTACCGCCCGATCGCGGACTCGCTGACCGCCGCGCGGTTCGTCGATGCCGTGCCGGTGCTCGAGCACCTGCGGGCGGTCAAGCGGCCGCACGAGCTGCGGCTCCTGCGCGAGGCGTCGGAGCGCACCGTCGACTCCATGCTCGCGGTGTTCGCGCGCGCCGGAGCCGGCGATACGGCGGTCGACCTGGAGGGGTGGATGAACGAGGAGCAGCTGCGACGCCACGTCGAGTTCCTGTTCACGTTCATCGCCCTGGGCACCGACGGCAACCGCACGCCGTCGCATCGCCCGTTGGAACGCGGGCTGACGATCAGTCTCGACTCTGCGGGCAAGCTCGAGGACTACATCGGCGACCTGGCTCGCATGGCCATCGTCGGCGAGCCCGATGAGGATCATGTCCATGCGCTCGAGGCGGTCGATCTCGTCCAGATGGCGGCGCGCGAGCCGATCCGGGCCGGCGCGATCGGGTCGGCGATCTACGACGCCGCCGACCAGGCCGTCTCCGACAGCCCGTTCGGCGCCGACATCGCCTTCGTGGCCCACGGGATCGGGCTCGTCTCGCACGAGGCGCCGCGCCTGGCGCAGGGCACCGCCAACCCGCATCGCTATCCGGCCGCCCACCGTGACCTCCCGCTCGAGGCGGGCATGGCCGTCTCGATCGAGACCACGCTGGCCCACCCACGCCTCGGCTACGTGAAGCTCGAGGACACGGTGGCGGTCACCACCGACGGATGCGAGGGCTACGGCGACGGTGGCCGCAGCTGGAATGTCATCGACACGAAACGGAAGATGAGGACGCGAGCGTGA
- a CDS encoding nuclear transport factor 2 family protein produces the protein MSDDATAAIDGGLDPAEALLAIEQIKQVRARYFQTLDEKDWPAWAALFTDRAVLDFRGEIQHQVRDPEQRAGLGDDAFLFNGGPAAAEAFESHLANCVTVHHGHDPQVKLTGADTATGLWAMWDCLDYGHELFQGYGHYRERYRRVDGRWLIEQLELTRVRTVWEPIEHRWSRP, from the coding sequence GTGAGCGACGACGCGACAGCGGCCATCGACGGCGGCCTCGACCCGGCCGAGGCCCTGCTTGCGATCGAGCAGATCAAGCAGGTCCGGGCTCGCTACTTCCAGACGCTCGACGAGAAGGACTGGCCCGCATGGGCCGCGCTCTTCACCGACCGCGCGGTCCTCGACTTCCGCGGGGAGATCCAGCACCAGGTGCGCGACCCGGAGCAACGTGCCGGGCTCGGCGACGACGCGTTCCTGTTCAACGGAGGCCCGGCCGCCGCCGAAGCGTTCGAGAGCCATCTCGCGAACTGCGTGACGGTGCACCACGGCCACGACCCGCAGGTGAAGCTGACCGGTGCCGACACGGCGACCGGGCTGTGGGCGATGTGGGACTGCCTGGACTACGGCCACGAGCTGTTCCAGGGTTACGGGCACTACCGCGAGCGCTACCGCCGCGTCGACGGGCGCTGGCTGATCGAGCAGCTCGAGCTCACGCGGGTGCGGACGGTGTGGGAGCCGATCGAGCACCGTTGGTCGCGCCCATAG
- a CDS encoding ferric reductase-like transmembrane domain-containing protein: MTGDPLQQVFWLASRSTGIVAIVLLGVSVALGLAMSGRLGRRPGLPAKLKRFHEASTLVTLALIAAHGGLLLGDGFLRPGLEGVLLPFQMGYRPMWTGLGIVGGWLATILGLSFYVRRWIGTKTWRWLHRWTLAVYVLALVHVVGAGTDGRSGWMLALLGALTAPIVFAFTYRMLPRPAPRRLPARA; this comes from the coding sequence ATGACCGGCGACCCCCTCCAGCAGGTCTTCTGGCTGGCCAGCCGCTCGACCGGCATCGTCGCGATCGTCCTGCTCGGCGTCTCCGTCGCCCTCGGCCTCGCGATGTCCGGTCGGCTCGGGCGGCGACCCGGCCTGCCCGCGAAGCTCAAGCGCTTCCACGAGGCCTCGACGCTCGTCACGCTCGCCCTCATCGCCGCCCACGGCGGCCTGCTGCTCGGCGACGGCTTCCTGCGGCCCGGCCTCGAGGGCGTGCTGCTGCCGTTCCAGATGGGCTACCGCCCGATGTGGACCGGGCTGGGCATCGTCGGCGGCTGGCTGGCGACGATCCTCGGCCTGAGCTTCTACGTGCGGCGCTGGATCGGCACGAAGACCTGGCGCTGGCTGCACCGGTGGACGCTCGCCGTCTACGTGCTGGCTCTCGTCCACGTCGTGGGCGCCGGGACCGACGGGCGATCGGGCTGGATGCTCGCGCTGCTCGGCGCGCTCACCGCCCCGATCGTGTTCGCGTTCACGTACCGGATGCTGCCCCGCCCGGCGCCGCGGCGACTGCCCGCCCGCGCCTGA